In the Arachis hypogaea cultivar Tifrunner chromosome 20, arahy.Tifrunner.gnm2.J5K5, whole genome shotgun sequence genome, atcaaaattaaacttagaATATGCATTCGATTCTAATATTGAAAAATCCTATCATCcatcaccaaaataaaaaaaaaataattatttgaacaaataaaattaatacttacgttaaatttttaaaataaataattttatgataattcGTACAAGTTGATAAtaagaatattaaaaatataattattgagATAGCTGTTCTTATGAACTTAATTTGTTGAGATATGTGATTTTATGTGAAAAAATGTGTATATTATGAACGTTTTTTCAGGCCGGTGATTGATCAAGGGTTCACTTTCTTGGGGATGCAATACACTTCAGCTTCATTTGCATCAGCTGTTATGAACGCCGTGCCCTCTGTCACCTTCGTGCTTGCAGTGCTTCTCAGGTAAAATTCAGTTAATTACGTACTTCTCTATTAACGAACCATGAAGGTGCGTGTATATATGTCCATGTTGAATTTCTTATTACGTAATGAATAGTGGTACAGGCCTGTGCCCTGTTttgttttttagttatttttgggGTGTATAGTCGTAGGCCTGTTTCATCTTAGGCATTTAGCTAGGCAGACACATGAAACATTTATTTActtattaacaaaataaatttcGCTTACTCCCTCTAAATTCTATCCAAATTACTCTCATCTCTTCACTAATTGCTCAATTTACACTGACCTCCGAAAAAGTGAACGTAATTTatccaaaacaaaaaacaaaagccGCAAAGCCAAATTCCAAATCATGAAACAATTTGTCGCAGACACTCATATATACATGATGAATCGACACATATTACTTTTAAATGAGTATGACGTTTACATACTATAGAAAATATGTACTAATAACAGAATTTGAACATACTATAGAAAACATGTATCCTTAAGATTAttatatttagaaaattttaaatgttttggTTTTAATAGATGCACAACAATTGCATTAAAAATCAAACTTTACACaattttctataataaatttCTTCATTAGTAATTTTAACATAGGTAGATGTTAGctaaatctttattttaattatatttatctttgatCAGGATCGAGCGCATAAAAATAAAGGAGATAAGGAGTCAAGCAAAATTGCTTGGAACCTTAGTAACTTTTGCAGGGGCTATGCTGATGACGCTTTACAAAGGCCCTGCAGTCAACTTGTTTCATTCATCAAACACGATGCATCAGAATGCTCAAACTCACTCTCTTGATTCTCACAAAAACTGGATTACCGGCACACTTTTCATATTCCTTGGTTGTATTGCTTGGTCTTGTTTCTACATTTTGCAGGtaaatcaaattattatataattaacttCCTAATTAATTCTGAAAACTAAGATTAGCCTCTTAGTCTCATCCTTAACAAAGTTATCTCTTAAATTTTGAAGGtataatactaaattttttttttcttgcaacCAATATTAATCGATtttctataaaattattttatttattttaaatattagatctTAAATCATAAATTCTTAATGCTAtacattaaattataaattataaattctaaaattagttaatgttagttaaataaaaattattttatttgtatatatgACAGTGAGTATTAAAACTATTTTGTTCTAGACAAGCTGAGATAActcaagtttaattttttttaaggtgAAAAAGAATGCGCAAAAATAATAAAGTAGGAGAATAATCACctcaaaattgaaaataataattacaaGTCAGTTTTATCAAATTAATGTAAGAATGATTTTTTTCGCTTTATTACTTTTTGCATCTTATTCTAGAATATTGATGAAACATAATTAGATTATAAATGAGCCAATTAAAAATGCTATATGCACATAAAAAATCAGTTATcatgtattttatataaacatatatatagtttaatagtcaccaaaaaaaatatatataatttaattttaatttatttttaatatattttatattaataattaattttaatgactaattttagtgtacgtGTAATATGAGCATGAGTCAATACATTGTTATTAAATCTTATTATTCTAACATACAAAAAAATGTGGTTGTGAATGTGGAAAACAGTCCATAACAGTGAGAAGGTACCCAGCAGAACTATCACTATCATCGTTGATATGCTTGGCGGGTACTTTTGAAAGTGCAGTGGTTGCTCTCATTTCAGATCATCGCCCTCAAGCGTGGGCAATTGGCTGGAACTACACCCTCTACGGTCCTCTCTACACTGTTAGTACCACTATTTTCATTCATCATAATTCTAATCAATCATTTTTATgcatttcttattaaatatcttgttaattttggtgaaaatgtcAGGGAATAGTGAGTTCAGGAATTGCATATTATATACAAGCGTTAGTAATGCAAAGCAGAGGACCAGTGTTTGTAACGTCTTTTAATCCGCTTTGCATGATCATCGTTGCTGCTTTGGGATCCTTCCTACTAGGAGAACAGCTCCACCTTGGAAGGTATGCTTTCATTTTCTCTGTTATTCTTCTTTTGTTTCCAGCATAAACCACTCTCTTTGGCTCATCAAATTAGAAAATATTATGGCAGAGCAAAAAATATACATTTGtgctaagtttctaaaatatTGATTGTGTTTCTGTCTCTCAGCATTATTGGAGGTATTATTATCGCAGTAGGGCTTTACTCTGTGGTGTGGGGTAAAGGAAAAGACTACACAGACCTCACaacatcatcaacaacaataaaggAAACTGAAACTCAGCAGCTTCCAATTACCTCACCAACTGAAAAATAAGTGAAGACAGAACTTACACTGAATAGAGAGTATATAATTTTGAAGGAAAGTGACAAAGTTACTTCACCCCTTCGTTTTCATCACTTGGAATGATGGTTGTGTTTTAGTGTGTGCAAATTATATATTAACCATGTTAAGTTCAAAAATATGACTTCGTTTCTTTATCAATATTAGATCGACTGTTTTGTTGTACTGTTTAAATCATACAAAAGTTGAAGTGTTTAGTGAATatgcaattttattttcattttagtcTTTTGAAATTCTAGTTGTATCAAGAATAGAAACATAGTAGATTAAGAGTATTATGTTGAGATGTTAACTGAAGTTTTAATGAAGGAATTGAACTTATTATGATAAGTCAACTATGTAATTTCTGGAACGTAATATTTTGTCAACATAATTTATTGATTCATGAAGAGGTCCTATGCCATAAATTATAAATAGAACAATCAACAGTGGagtaaaaatcaaagaaagaaaatttaGCAACGAATCTCCCATGCAAGATTCCAACCCTGCTATCTTGGTTTCTGAACAAGTCCAATTTAGCAATTTGTTGAGTCCAAGTGAATCCACACATTGAATATCTTGAAGATTACCTGCTCCATTTCCATGTTTTTTCGCAAAAGTTAAGGCATTCCTAATAGCATATGCTTCTGCTGCTATAATTGAAATGGCTCTGATCTTCTCAGTTGTCATTGTTGTCCCTGAGTACCGCTGCCATTGATTTTTTCGCTATTTCCTTCCTAAAAGCCACATCTACATAAATCTTGGTCCATCTCCTTGGTAGTGGTTTCTAGGTAACCCTTCCTCTTTTTTCCTATATTATTGGTGTTTCTTGTTTGTTTTGCTTCCTCTGTCTGTTCTGCATTATTGAAGTTAACTTCTCGTATATTTGCTTTGATTATAACTATTGTTGCGCCTGCAGTTATATTCTGAAAAGTTGCTTGATTCCTTGCCTTCTATATTTCCCAAATAGACAAACCCAACTTCGCTCAtcatcctttctttttttttccccttcGTGTTGTTTAATTCTCTTGAATAGGTCCATAAGCCAGATTTCAAAAGACTTGACCGATTCTCTTGTTGGGCTGCACTAGACCTGTCCACTAACAAAATATCAAGGGTTGCTCAGTAGTTTTCACATTCTTCCCTGCAAATTTGACATTTAGgaatattattaattttctattaaaAAGATTGTTATAACACTGGTAATATATCATGTGAAGACTTTTTGAGGTGCCTTTAGTTTCCAAATGTCTTTCCATAATTCATTCAAATCAGTGCTTGATGAGGCCAAATAAGCTTGTCTTCCCTTTTTATCTTGCTTATTGGAGTTCTCAATATTTTCTCCCTCAATGGTTCTGGGAAAACCTCCCTCAGCAACACTACAATCCAACCAATACCACTAATCATCAATTCTTTAACTGATTCCAAATTTGAGTTACTATTTCTTAGAATCTTATCCAGACCAATAACCCATTTACCCCTCCAAATATTGATGTTTGAGCCCTCTCCTATGCTCCATCTACCTTGCTTTCTTAGAAAATTCCTACCTTTCATAATGCTTATCCAAACCTAATAAGCATCTCTTTCTCTCTTGCTTCCCAAAAATTGCTTTCTTCGAAATAAATTACCTTCAAAACTCTCACCGATAAAGTTTCcgaattattaataattatgacgTCGAGACATCGTTTGTCTCACCAATCTTAGCGAGGTTAGTAACTCCATTATGGTAAAAATAGCCAAGAACCTACCTTGATTGACCAAACCAAAgatgcacctcttactctcaGAGTCTAGAGGAAAATAGGCACACtacttatttaaatatatagCTCAATCATTTCAACTTCATTTCATCAACAAATGGTACATGAGTTATTTATACTAGTGAGAAAAGGAAAAGCCTTCATATCTTGGATAATGTGAGACTAACTCATaacacaatataataatatatactaaacTAGACTACTTTAATTAACGACACAAACATAAAGATATATGCTCCTGCATCATTCTCCCTGGGTTAGAAAGAGCTCATGCATTATCCTCTTTGGGTAGAAAAAGGCTTATCTTGTATTGGCGAAAGATTCTATTGGTGAGTGCATTTGGTCTTGAAAGATGTGAAAAGGCATAGCTCAACTTGATTCTTTAGACCATCTAGATGTTGTAACAGAGTTAATACGATCTTTTTGCTATCTTTGATAAAGGAACATGTATTTTTAAAACCATCATGAATAGATCGACGATCATATTGCCAAGGACGTCCTAACAATAAGTGACACGCATCCATTGGGATGATGTCACACCatactttatttttgtatttacttCCCATAGAGAATTGGACACAGCATcgctttattattttaatttcattctctttttttaatCAATGCAACTTGtaaggatgaagatgtaactcgGTTGGAAGCTTTAGCTTGTCTACCATATAATTTAAAACAACATTCTCAGAATTTTCGCTATCTATGATGACTTTGCATACCTTCTCTTCAATAGTACATCTTGTGTGAAAGATGTTGTGACATCACCAACTCTCATCTTCTGTTATCCTTGCGGTATTCAAGCTTCGACGAATTACTAAAACTTCTCCACAATCAGCTGGAACTTCTAAAAATAGCATAGGCAACCTCACCTTCCTCCTCTTGCTCCTGGATTGGTTCTTCGTTAACCCTTTTCTCGGCAAGAGTGATAACCTTCTGTTTGGATAATCAGTAGCAATATGTCTAAAATCTTGACATTTGAAGTATTTCTTACCTGATGATCGATGCTCCTTGTTGCTTTTAAAAGATCCTGTCTTCATTTCTTGTTGAACATCAAGGATAATTTCTTTATCCTTCAGCGACTGAGTGTTACTCCTTTGTGTTCTGTGCTTTTCAATCTTTAATGATAGCCTAATGACATCATTCAATGTCTAATATGGTTGCAGGTGAATGATATCAGAAATTTCTATGTTCAGTCTTCTAAGATAACGAGCAATTGTTTGTTCTTCAGGTTCTTGAATGTCACACTTCATAAGAAACTTTTCGAAGTCCATTGTatatttgataaaccactattttatggtttatcttatgcttaattgagtagtttttatcaactctttacccatttattcatactaatcgcatgctttatgttttccttcctgattttgtgctatgattgaaaacatgcttctttggccattatattactaatattaatcctctcttatcaccattagatgccttgatatgtgtgttaagtgttttcagagattacaggacaggaatggcttagaggatggaaaggaagcatgcaaaagtggaaggaatacaagaaactgaaggaactgctaaagctgtccagcctgacctctctgcactcaaatagtcataacttgagctacagaggtccaaatgatgcggttccagttgtgttggaaagctaacgtccggggcttcgatttgatatataatttcttATAGCTGCCCCGAcgttaggcgacgcgaacgcgtgaatgatgcGCCCGCGTCATATCTGCGAATtgcaatccgcgcgaacgcgtggacgacgcctccgcgtcactttcccgcgacctgaacgtaacagaaaccgctgggagtgatttctgagctgtttttaacctagttttcagcccagaacacacagattagaggctataaagtgggggaatgcatccattcataatcatgctttcataattcataattttagttttagatgtagtttttagagagagagactctctcctctctcttaggatttagttttaggatttaagattatttcttcttcatcacaggttcaatgttcctcttatttattttctaattttattatatacttttaattattatttatcttttcaatttggcttatgctacattcatgttatgattttcttaattaatattatttgaggtatttcatatttaagattgccttgctttatttatattgatgcttttaatttaatttagatattttttcccttttggtttggattaagtaattggtaacgcttgagctgtcaaataaagcagttgTTGatattgggagttgctccaataactctagtctttccataggatttgactaggacctgaggattaagctaattaatccacttgatttaccttcatagttagaggttaacaaagtcagattaaaatccaattctcatcacaattgataaggataggacttccaattcttataccttgccaagagttttattttatagttatttatttattttacttgtcattcaacatacttctttcttactttcaaaacccccaatttacaatcttcataaccaataataagaacatacttc is a window encoding:
- the LOC112786194 gene encoding WAT1-related protein At4g08290, whose translation is MENLCGASFGKMMNKARPYLLTVGLQFGMAGTYLFTMASLNYGMNRLVFIVYRNAIAAFSLAPFALIFERKVRPKMTISVFFQIVALGFLEPVIDQGFTFLGMQYTSASFASAVMNAVPSVTFVLAVLLRIERIKIKEIRSQAKLLGTLVTFAGAMLMTLYKGPAVNLFHSSNTMHQNAQTHSLDSHKNWITGTLFIFLGCIAWSCFYILQSITVRRYPAELSLSSLICLAGTFESAVVALISDHRPQAWAIGWNYTLYGPLYTGIVSSGIAYYIQALVMQSRGPVFVTSFNPLCMIIVAALGSFLLGEQLHLGSIIGGIIIAVGLYSVVWGKGKDYTDLTTSSTTIKETETQQLPITSPTEK